A region from the Phycodurus eques isolate BA_2022a chromosome 12, UOR_Pequ_1.1, whole genome shotgun sequence genome encodes:
- the idh1 gene encoding isocitrate dehydrogenase [NADP] cytoplasmic: MATKTKAGSVVEMQGDEMTRVIWELIKQKLIFPYLELDLHSYDLGMENRDATNDQVTVEAAEAVRRYSVGIKCATITPDEKRVEEFKLKQMWRSPNGTIRNILGGTVFREAIICRNIPRLVPGWVKPIIIGRHAHGDQYKATDFVIPGPGKVEMIYTPVSGEQVKFVVHNFEGTGGVALGMYNTDKSIRDFAHSSFQMALVKSWPLYLSTKNTILKKYDGRFKDIFQEIFEKEYRAKFEAKGIWYEHRLIDDMVAQAMKSDGGFIWACKNYDGDVQSDSVAQGYGSLGMMTSVLICPDGRTVESEAAHGTVTRHYRQHQQGKETSTNPIASIFAWTRGLLHRAKLDSNVELRVFAEALEAVCVETIEAGFMTKDLAICIKGLSNVTRADYLNTFEFLDKLAENLKAKLANQPKL, encoded by the exons ATGGCTACCAAAACCAAGGCCGGTTCTGTGGTGGAGATGCAGGGTGACGAAATGACCCGTGTCATCTGGGAGCTCATCAAGCAGAAGCTAATCTTCCCCTACCTGGAACTGGATTTGCACAG TTACGACTTAGGAATGGAGAACCGCGATGCTACAAATGACCAGGTGACGGTGGAGGCAGCTGAGGCGGTGCGGCGCTACAGCGTGGGCATCAAGTGTGCCACCATCACGCCGGATGAAAAGCgcgtggaggagttcaagctCAAGCAGATGTGGCGCTCGCCCAACGGGACCATTCGGAACATACTGGGTGGCACCGTCTTCAGGGAGGCCATCATTTGCCGGAACATCCCCCGTCTGGTGCCTGGCTGGGTCAAGCCCATCATCATTGGCAGGCATGCCCATGGAGATCAG TACAAAGCCACCGACTTTGTGATTCCCGGGCCGGGCAAAGTGGAGATGATCTACACGCCAGTAAGCGGAGAGCAGGTCAAGTTCGTCGTCCATAATTTTGAAG GCACTGGTGGCGTGGCATTGGGGATGTACAACACAGACAAATCCATCAGGGACTTTGCTCACAGCTCCTTTCAAATGGCTCTTGTTAAGTCCTGGCCTCTCTACCTCAGCACCAAGAACACCATCTTGAAGAAGTACGATGGACGATTCAAAGACATTTTCCAGGAGATCTTTGAGAA GGAATACCGTGCTAAGTTTGAGGCCAAAGGTATCTGGTACGAGCACCGGCTGATTGACGACATGGTGGCCCAGGCCATGAAGTCAGATGGAGGCTTCATTTGGGCCTGCAAGAACTACGATGGAGATGTACAGTCCGACTCCGTGGCTCAAG GCTACGGCTCCCTGGGTATGATGACCAGTGTGCTGATCTGTCCAGACGGACGGACCGTGGAGTCGGAGGCGGCGCACGGCACAGTGACGCGCCACTACAGGCAACACCAGCAGGGGAAAGAAACCTCCACAAACCCCATAG CATCCATCTTTGCGTGGACGCGAGGCCTCCTCCATCGCGCGAAGCTGGACAGCAACGTGGAGCTGCGCGTGTTCGCGGAAGCGCTTGAGGCCGTTTGTGTCGAGACCATTGAGGCGGGCTTCATGACCAAGGATTTGGCCATCTGCATCAAGGGCCTGTCAAA TGTGACACGTGCAGACTACCTGAACACCTTCGAGTTCTTGGACAAGCTGGCAGAGAACCTAAAGGCCAAGCTGGCCAATCAGCCTAAACTGTGA
- the LOC133411018 gene encoding ecto-NOX disulfide-thiol exchanger 1-like, producing MAENRPDVWRLSSSVMTSHGSAVASDSVCMPKLEPLLGIMATTVNPVTATVGPVVLPPRPHPTLPPAASPDTPLPAVKEIIRHNGCMLFPQNANLSPPSTRPRPPGCKTVFVGGLPENTSEDIIREVFSPCGDIIALRKSKKNFCHVRFSEEFMVDKALYLSGYRLRIGSSMDKKDSGKIHVDFAQARDDLYEWECKQRLLERENRHQHQDQRDYHMHQEQAPPSLTPPSLPPTPHPHFSEHEAAVLAEGLKDRKQFSWAASVLLLWLDGGEVNRASANKMYALIESANAHATQLRRDATQQRRALRKAQDAFNRALTGILMQLDQISSVLVASGRQKSRDHFSKAQRKNIDMWTRQCQVHSDEVSGLRSQDDEDDQDEDEDEDDDDEGPCNKKMKMVKMKICGEEEDVPCPTAATLEHHFLRWQMDAYEKQAQLLAGKASGQDVLAVAGWQWPDASVQLLNQRVLQMQQQLLRLQDELSGKEGELQQAREDSHFLERELLSLQHKLVKNSVEGSGLEHREKVNGFFSPSFVNRERRRNEGGGAGGGLVSEKEALLLGVMSAFLQVHPFGANLEYLGSYVQRLDSQVSSGQLERLMVRLPLMFRQELSGVGATLEKRWKFCGFESLQSA from the exons AATCGTCCGGATGTTTGGCGTTTGTCATCCAGCGTCATGACATCACACGGGAGCGCAGTGGCCAGCG ACTCTGTGTGCATGCCGAAGTTGGAGCCTCTGCTGGGCATCATGGCGACGACCGTCAACCCAGTGACGGCGACCGTCGGCCCGGTAGTCCTGCCCCCGCGCCCGCACCCGACGCTGCCACCCGCCGCCTCGCCTGACACGCCGCTTCCAGCCGTCAAGGAGATCATCCGCCACAACGGGTGCATGCTCTTCCCACAGAACGCCA ACCTTTCCCCCCCATCCACCCGGCCACGCCCCCCCGGCTGCAAGACGGTGTTTGTGGGCGGTCTTCCGGAGAACACCAGCGAAGACATCATCAGGGAAGTCTTCAGCCCCTGCGGTGACATCATCGCATTGCGCAAGAGCAAGAAGAACTTCTGCCACGTTCGCTTTAGCGAGGAGTTCATGGTGGACAAGGCTCTCTATCTATCAG GCTACCGCCTTCGTATCGGCTCAAGTATGGACAAGAAAGACTCAGGCAAGATCCACGTGGATTTTGCTCAGGCTCGAGATGACTTGTATGAGTGGGAGTGCAAACAGAGACTACTAGAACGAGAAAACCGACATCAACACCAGGACCAGCGGGACTACCACATGCATCAGGAACAAGCACCGCCCTCCCTGACACCGCCGTCCCTGCCACCCACACCACACCCACATTTCTCGGAGCACGAGGCAGCCGTGTTGGCCGAGGGCCTAAAAG ACAGGAAGCAGTTCAGCTGGGCTGCGTCCGTGCTTTTGTTGTGGCTGGACGGCGGTGAGGTGAACCGCGCGAGTGCCAACAAGATGTACGCCTTGATAGAGAGCGCCAATGCGCACGCCACACAACTGCGCAGGGATGCCACGCAACAACGGCGGGCGCTGCGCAAAGCACAAGACGCCTTCAACAGGGCACTCACCGGCATACTCATGCAGT TGGATCAGATCTCATCTGTGTTGGTGGCGTCGGGCCGACAAAAGTCTCGGGACCATTTCTCCAAAGCTCAGCGCAAGAACATTGACATGTGGACCAGGCAGTGCCAG GTTCACAGCGACGAGGTGTCGGGCCTCAGAAGTCAGGATGATGAAGACGACCAGGATGAGGACGAAGATgaggacgatgatgatgaaggtCCTTGCAACAAGAAGATGAAGATGGTGAAAATGAAGATTTGCGGTGAAGAAGAGG ACGTACCGTGTCCCACTGCCGCCACGTTGGAGCACCACTTCCTGAGATGGCAAATGGATGCTTACGAGAAGCAGGCGCAGCTTCTGGCGGGGAAGGCGTCAGGCCAAGATGTACTCGCGGTGGCCGGGTGGCAGTGGCCGGACGCTTCTGTGCAGCTGCTGAACCAGCGTGTGCTACAAATGCAGCAG CAATTGTTGCGGCTGCAGGACGAGTTGTCCGGCAAGGAGGGGGAGTTACAGCAGGCCCGCGAAGACAGTCATTTCCTAGAACGGGAGCTGCTGTCATTACAACACAAA CTTGTGAAGAATAGCGTGGAGGGAAGTGGTTTGGAACACCGGGAAAAG GTGAACGGGTTTTTTTCGCCATCGTTCGTGAACCGAGAGAGGAGAAGAAACGAGGGCGGCGGTGCCGGCGGCGGGCTGGTGTCTGAGAAGGAGGCTCTGCTTCTGG GCGTGATGTCGGCTTTCCTGCAAGTTCATCCGTTTGGAGCCAACCTGGAATACTTGGGGTCATATGTGCAGAGACTGGACTCCCAA GTGTCGTCGGGGCAACTGGAGCGCCTCATGGTCCGTCTACCCCTCATGTTCCGCCAGGAGCTGAGCGGCGTCGGCGCCACGCTGGAGAAGCGCTGGAAGTTCTGCGGGTTCGAAAGCCTCCAGTCCGCATGA